One genomic window of Vicia villosa cultivar HV-30 ecotype Madison, WI unplaced genomic scaffold, Vvil1.0 ctg.002187F_1_1, whole genome shotgun sequence includes the following:
- the LOC131638150 gene encoding uncharacterized protein LOC131638150, with protein MSTPVPIGEDKSSSEFVVGQANGESVVGDVVEVNGVNPSGSESDESGDEEYPDDYCWERVVKDGQSAQKNVLHFPRCVTKHYLFWNQRSIELIDEDTRKNYYVEIGCKRKRKKLLKKEKFMGQGWYQFAKNRNLGTGDILFFTITSPPRRLYVTLRNP; from the exons ATGTCTACCCCTGTGCCGATAGGAGAGGATAAGAG CTCTTCTGAATTTGTTGTTGGGCAAGCAAATGGTGAAAGCGTCGTTGGAGACGTTGTGGAAGTAAATGGTGTGAACCC CTCTGGTTCGGAAAGTGATGAATCAGGTGACGAGGAATACCCGGATGATTACTGTTGGGAACGAGTGGTGAAAGACGGTCAAAGTGCGCAGAAGAATGTCCTG CATTTCCCTCGCTGTGTTACCAAACACTACCTGTTTTGGAACCAGAGATCTATAGAACTTATAGATGAAGACACTCGCAAGAACTATTATGTTGAAATTGGCTGCAAAAGGAAGAGGAAGAAACtgttgaaaaaggaaaaattcATGGGGCAAGGATGGTATCAGTTTGCGAAAAACAGGAATCTTGGAACCGGAGACATTTTGTTCTTCACAATAACATCGCCACCGAGACGTCTCTACGTTACGTTGAGAAATCCTTAG